Proteins encoded together in one Streptomyces umbrinus window:
- a CDS encoding DUF2971 domain-containing protein has translation MSTQDSSPPGPLPGHEPGAFLDISEFETLAAPRSLTGQLFHYTSVDAAVSGILPSKALRLSPYTATNDLWESEPHYPMLASSDQRPADADFAVWDGIDRQLRQHTKVGCLTQVIALPETVSNPDALRGWAHLALWAHYGDRHAGVCLQFDRERLVASFHAAHTGPTSLPLHGPVHYLTAQSGPVTRGVNTDQVGEFGSDAVALAYAEKYQDQLFFRKHLDWDSESEYRLVVLNQTANYEFVDIHDALTGVVLGSSFPPDRVADLLKALEPYEVPVEQIRYHNRRMQCVPFERAVPRMAAASRSPLQSTAPRRTGSLAERWQALRMAEANARERKENAAPVTAAATRMLREGIDALAVKLADWPATTVDTHSRTQAIPPKLQQRGPGLPGETIYDQTGYMCVVENLPSSSYTLVAAAAVQVLARGRL, from the coding sequence ATGAGTACACAGGATTCATCGCCTCCCGGCCCTCTGCCGGGGCACGAGCCGGGAGCATTCCTGGACATCAGTGAGTTCGAGACACTCGCGGCACCGCGGTCTCTCACCGGTCAGCTGTTTCACTACACAAGTGTCGATGCGGCCGTCTCCGGCATTCTTCCCTCCAAGGCCCTGCGCCTGTCCCCTTACACGGCGACGAACGATCTGTGGGAGTCTGAACCCCACTACCCGATGCTCGCCTCCTCCGATCAGCGCCCGGCGGATGCCGACTTCGCCGTGTGGGACGGCATCGACCGTCAGCTGCGCCAGCACACCAAAGTGGGTTGCCTCACCCAGGTCATCGCGCTGCCAGAGACCGTGTCCAATCCGGATGCCCTACGAGGCTGGGCGCACCTGGCCTTGTGGGCGCACTACGGGGACCGGCATGCCGGCGTGTGTCTGCAGTTCGACCGGGAGCGGCTCGTCGCCTCGTTCCACGCCGCGCACACGGGCCCGACGTCGCTGCCTCTTCACGGCCCCGTTCATTACCTCACCGCCCAGAGCGGTCCGGTGACCCGGGGCGTCAACACCGATCAGGTCGGCGAGTTCGGCAGCGATGCCGTGGCGCTGGCCTACGCGGAGAAATACCAGGACCAGTTGTTTTTCCGTAAGCACCTCGACTGGGACAGCGAGAGCGAGTACAGGCTGGTCGTACTCAATCAGACGGCCAACTACGAGTTCGTCGACATCCACGACGCACTCACCGGTGTGGTCCTGGGCAGCTCGTTCCCGCCGGACCGGGTCGCCGACCTACTCAAGGCTCTGGAACCGTACGAGGTCCCGGTGGAACAGATCCGCTACCACAACCGCCGAATGCAGTGCGTACCGTTCGAGAGGGCCGTGCCGAGAATGGCGGCAGCCAGCCGCTCGCCCCTGCAGTCGACCGCGCCGCGTCGGACCGGGTCCCTGGCAGAACGCTGGCAGGCTCTGCGCATGGCCGAGGCCAACGCCAGGGAGCGCAAAGAAAACGCTGCCCCAGTGACCGCGGCCGCCACCCGGATGCTGCGCGAGGGCATCGATGCTCTTGCCGTCAAACTGGCCGACTGGCCCGCGACCACAGTGGACACGCACTCCCGTACACAGGCCATCCCACCGAAGCTCCAGCAGCGCGGCCCGGGACTGCCCGGCGAAACGATCTATGACCAAACTGGCTACATGTGCGTGGTGGAGAACCTGCCCTCCTCCTCGTACACACTCGTGGCAGCCGCAGCCGTCCA
- a CDS encoding winged helix-turn-helix domain-containing protein translates to MDAGRSGGLIARLYRVRLTEQGVGKYLRRWGLSFQRADKRRLLVVPAVVAVELNRSRL, encoded by the coding sequence GTGGACGCGGGCCGGAGTGGGGGCCTGATCGCGAGGCTGTACCGGGTGCGGCTGACCGAGCAGGGCGTGGGCAAGTACCTGCGCCGGTGGGGCCTGTCCTTCCAGCGCGCGGACAAGCGGCGGCTTCTCGTGGTCCCAGCGGTAGTGGCGGTCGAGCTCAACAGGTCGCGGCTGTAA